A portion of the Halorubrum sp. BV1 genome contains these proteins:
- a CDS encoding homing endonuclease associated repeat-containing protein: MGKKLYSDDELLNRLQKFAEELGRPPSQSEMDDSGPHASKTYGNRFESWNNALEGAGLQTGTNDPDGRPSTPEEDLLTDIKSVADIVGGTPSEREYSAHGKYSVKTYCKRFGGWNSALRAADFEPNVEMNLSEERLITALQGFAEKLGRPPTNDEMDRSGPYTSNSYKRAFGTWNRALRQAGLEVHSVWDVSEEDLISELNSLAEELGHVPRKDEMRNQGKWSAAVYQERFGSWNEALRAAGFEPNERWRIPREELLTELRAVANELGHPPTTTEMNEHGKFTIDPYQREFGTWRTALQAADPDYLENYRQSDTEIVPFGSNWPQIREEIITRDNESCLRCGMGREAHREKFGRDLPVHHRIPRRRFYNDPDQSVDDADVPSNLLTLCIPCHRRLERLPVQPVVD, from the coding sequence ATGGGCAAGAAGCTGTACTCAGACGATGAACTCCTCAATCGGCTCCAGAAGTTCGCTGAGGAACTCGGTCGACCCCCATCGCAGAGTGAGATGGACGATTCAGGACCTCATGCTTCGAAGACGTACGGGAATCGGTTCGAGTCGTGGAATAACGCACTCGAGGGTGCCGGACTTCAAACCGGAACGAATGATCCAGACGGACGACCATCGACGCCCGAAGAGGACCTCCTTACTGATATCAAATCGGTTGCCGACATCGTGGGAGGAACCCCGTCAGAGCGTGAATACAGTGCTCACGGAAAGTATTCGGTGAAGACATACTGCAAGCGATTTGGAGGGTGGAATTCAGCACTACGGGCGGCCGATTTTGAGCCGAACGTTGAAATGAACCTCTCCGAAGAGAGACTCATTACTGCCTTACAGGGGTTCGCTGAGAAACTGGGTCGACCGCCCACAAATGATGAAATGGACCGGAGTGGCCCCTACACCTCGAATTCGTACAAGCGAGCGTTTGGAACCTGGAATCGTGCTCTTCGACAGGCGGGGTTGGAAGTCCACTCCGTATGGGATGTGAGCGAGGAGGATCTGATATCCGAACTCAACAGTCTCGCCGAAGAGCTAGGCCATGTCCCTCGGAAGGATGAAATGCGAAACCAAGGGAAATGGAGTGCAGCAGTCTATCAGGAGCGATTCGGCTCGTGGAATGAAGCTCTCCGAGCTGCCGGCTTCGAGCCAAATGAGCGGTGGCGAATTCCACGGGAGGAGTTATTAACCGAACTGCGGGCTGTTGCGAATGAGCTGGGCCACCCACCGACAACAACGGAAATGAACGAACACGGGAAGTTTACCATCGATCCGTATCAGCGTGAATTCGGAACGTGGCGAACGGCCCTTCAAGCGGCCGACCCGGACTATCTAGAAAACTACCGTCAGTCAGATACTGAGATAGTTCCGTTTGGCTCGAACTGGCCACAGATCCGTGAGGAGATCATCACCCGTGACAACGAGTCCTGCCTGCGCTGCGGTATGGGCCGTGAAGCTCACCGCGAGAAATTCGGTCGTGATCTCCCGGTTCACCACCGGATTCCTCGACGCCGGTTCTACAACGACCCAGACCAGTCGGTCGACGATGCAGATGTACCGAGTAACCTGCTGACTCTCTGTATCCCGTGCCATCGCCGACTCGAACGGCTGCCAGTCCAACCAGTAGTTGACTAA
- a CDS encoding histidine kinase N-terminal 7TM domain-containing protein, with the protein MNPLLLGHVIIFALSAIACVATIPQAWKIQHPETREGLIVFLGSVALWSGGYIGYLLAPTRAGKLAFYIFGFIFAFVAVGAWLYFCAAYTGRPPRHAPFRNLILGTFLFFTALKVTNPLHNLYFTTEWVTEPFPHLVIHHELLYWIVLGLSYAAIAVGFFVLMERFHHTGSDSRPLVVLVGLSGLPAVAMIIGGQVDWLLPLMYEPPGVALFAVGTLFFYRQRFEAIRLTGESEKPAIFLDQETRIQDYNQAARKLFPALEDSFGEPLEAVNTALADHLTKQDILTITQEGETRYYDVSSTPFLAGEVTTGQLVTVTDVTERESYRQRLEEKTEQLEALNRVVRHDIRNDMTVILGWAEILKDHIDEDGEDALDRVLQKSRHVIQFTEVAREFVESLSEEGTAELEEIRLQPLLDAELAAVRDSFPNAQFHVSGELCDVSVQANEMLSSVFRNILENAVRHNDKETPEITVSCEENSETVRYRIADNGPCIPDQQKEQIFGKGEKGLDSPGSGIGLYLVHLLTDQFGGDVWVEDNDPTGSVFVVELPIHKPSNKTS; encoded by the coding sequence ATGAATCCCCTCCTTCTAGGTCACGTCATAATTTTCGCACTATCTGCGATTGCCTGCGTGGCGACTATTCCACAAGCATGGAAGATACAGCATCCGGAGACACGTGAAGGACTGATCGTCTTCCTCGGTTCCGTTGCTCTGTGGTCTGGAGGGTACATTGGCTATCTTCTCGCACCGACGCGTGCCGGGAAACTCGCTTTCTATATATTTGGCTTCATCTTTGCGTTCGTCGCTGTCGGGGCCTGGCTCTACTTTTGTGCTGCATATACCGGTCGGCCACCTCGCCACGCCCCATTCCGAAACCTCATACTCGGGACGTTCCTCTTTTTCACCGCTCTCAAAGTCACGAATCCACTCCACAATCTCTACTTTACGACGGAATGGGTCACAGAACCATTCCCGCACCTCGTGATCCATCACGAACTGCTCTACTGGATCGTATTGGGGCTATCATATGCCGCCATCGCTGTCGGATTCTTCGTACTGATGGAGCGATTCCATCATACTGGCAGTGACAGCCGTCCGCTCGTCGTGCTCGTTGGACTCTCAGGCCTCCCAGCTGTTGCAATGATTATTGGCGGTCAGGTCGACTGGCTGCTCCCATTAATGTATGAGCCGCCTGGCGTCGCCCTCTTCGCCGTTGGAACGCTCTTCTTCTACAGACAACGGTTTGAGGCAATCCGATTAACCGGGGAGTCAGAGAAACCCGCAATCTTCCTCGACCAAGAAACCCGGATTCAGGATTACAATCAAGCGGCTCGCAAACTGTTTCCAGCCCTTGAGGATTCCTTTGGCGAACCGCTTGAGGCTGTGAATACCGCACTCGCAGATCATCTCACCAAACAAGATATCCTGACAATTACGCAGGAAGGTGAAACACGGTATTATGACGTGTCGAGCACGCCATTCTTAGCAGGTGAGGTAACGACCGGCCAACTAGTGACGGTTACCGACGTAACTGAACGCGAGTCATATCGACAGCGACTCGAAGAGAAAACCGAACAACTCGAGGCCCTAAATCGCGTGGTTCGGCACGACATCCGGAACGATATGACCGTGATTCTCGGATGGGCCGAGATCCTCAAAGACCATATCGATGAAGATGGGGAAGACGCTCTGGACCGAGTGTTACAGAAGTCCCGGCACGTAATTCAGTTCACGGAGGTCGCACGTGAGTTCGTTGAATCACTCTCTGAAGAAGGAACAGCTGAATTAGAAGAAATCCGGCTTCAGCCACTTCTTGACGCTGAGCTCGCTGCAGTACGTGATTCGTTCCCGAACGCGCAGTTTCACGTATCAGGTGAACTCTGCGACGTGTCGGTACAGGCAAACGAGATGCTTTCTTCGGTTTTCCGGAATATCCTCGAGAATGCGGTCCGACACAACGACAAAGAGACCCCTGAGATTACCGTCTCCTGTGAAGAGAACTCAGAGACTGTCCGGTACCGGATTGCAGATAATGGACCTTGCATTCCTGACCAACAGAAAGAACAAATCTTCGGGAAAGGGGAGAAAGGATTGGACAGTCCAGGATCGGGGATTGGTCTATATCTCGTCCATCTCCTGACGGACCAATTCGGTGGTGACGTGTGGGTCGAGGACAACGACCCAACTGGTTCAGTCTTCGTCGTCGAACTGCCTATCCATAAACCGTCGAATAAGACGTCTTAG
- a CDS encoding ArdC-like ssDNA-binding domain-containing protein, whose amino-acid sequence MATTSDSSVSFEETDTRSDEMNSTIGQWIDELVAGVDDAQASAQFQEWLDVQSRFHDYSYRNTLLIKRQCPEATRVAGYRTWQEEFDRHVTEGESAIWIWAPIIAKQCPECENSSSYHEDSDCDYDETSPEEWSEGLVGFKPAPVFDISQTEGEPLPDLDTEATGDAGDLVEQLTAAADDLGVTVRIVPAEEWTHGEAKGICEQLSLVDVQPLVEVRDRENEADLARTLIHEYAHALLHFDVDDDTERAKREVEAEAVAYVVGRYCGLDTSGSAFYLAAWESDDPEVVRERLGRISRTAEELIDVLEE is encoded by the coding sequence ATGGCTACGACCAGTGATTCGTCGGTCTCCTTCGAGGAGACCGACACGCGATCCGACGAGATGAACAGTACGATCGGACAGTGGATCGACGAGCTCGTCGCTGGCGTCGACGACGCGCAGGCCAGCGCCCAGTTCCAGGAGTGGCTTGACGTCCAGAGTCGCTTCCACGACTACTCGTATCGGAACACGCTCCTCATCAAGCGGCAGTGTCCCGAGGCAACCCGCGTCGCGGGCTACCGGACGTGGCAGGAGGAGTTCGACCGTCACGTCACGGAGGGTGAGTCGGCCATCTGGATCTGGGCGCCAATCATCGCGAAACAGTGCCCGGAGTGCGAGAACTCCTCGAGCTACCACGAGGACAGCGACTGTGACTACGATGAGACGTCGCCCGAGGAGTGGTCCGAGGGCCTGGTCGGGTTCAAGCCCGCGCCGGTGTTCGACATCTCCCAGACCGAGGGCGAGCCGCTTCCCGACCTGGACACAGAAGCAACCGGGGACGCCGGCGACCTCGTCGAGCAGTTGACTGCCGCCGCTGACGACCTCGGCGTGACGGTGCGGATCGTTCCAGCCGAGGAGTGGACCCACGGCGAGGCGAAGGGCATCTGCGAGCAGCTGAGCCTCGTCGACGTTCAGCCGCTCGTCGAGGTGCGTGATCGGGAGAACGAGGCGGACCTCGCGCGGACGCTAATTCACGAGTACGCCCACGCTCTGCTCCACTTCGACGTCGACGACGACACCGAGCGGGCGAAACGCGAAGTCGAGGCCGAAGCCGTCGCGTACGTCGTCGGGCGGTACTGCGGGCTCGACACTAGTGGGTCGGCGTTCTACCTCGCTGCGTGGGAGTCGGACGATCCCGAGGTCGTTCGCGAGCGGCTCGGACGGATCAGTCGGACGGCAGAGGAACTCATCGACGTCCTCGAAGAGTAA